The DNA sequence GCTGTGGGCTGGCGTCCAGTGAGGATTGCaccgagggagggagggggagggggtgggggggttgtggAGGGGGGAGGGCCGCAGCATCAGCAGCATCCTCAGGTTTCCCTCCTGCTTCACaaggtgggaggggggggggtcaaaacaACACAGGCACGCGCGCGCTCCTTCCATATTCCCTCGTCCGTGTATCGTGAAAAAGCTCTCGGCCGAGCACGCGAGACGCGTTGAAATGCGCGAAGGCGGCGACAGATGCCGCGCGTGTCGGGTTCCCATCTGGCGTGTCATTTTGTTGTTCATTAACAAGCCTCGTGCAGGCTTCAGCCAACGCGATGTTGGGGAAATTACCGCTCCAGGATGTTAAAGCATCACACACAGCAGAGATGGACAACTTTTTTGGGGTGGCTTCCACTCGTCATCgtgaagttgtaatatcaccattcaccactagatggcagacatgactGAGTTGCACTTATATGCAACATGAGTAGgcctcatcattttttttcttttctgcagaTGTGGAATGACATGCAGGATAAGATGAACCTCAATAATAATATCATTtggttttgtgaaaaaaaatattcaacgtGAGTTGGATGGTGTTCAGTAGATTTGTGCTGTCCTTGGAGGCTTATTTTGATGCAttgcacctaaaaaaaaaaatcaattaaataaatcacgtgtggttattttgttgtttgtggcAAACGTGTGTTTGCATTGAaaaattaattatgaaaaatcaaTTATATTAAGACCATATATTTTGCCcatattttaaaatagtattttatttttatatttaatataatttatatattaattCCATTCCAGATGCTAGTGAATCTAGGCTTACATATATGGCACTTAATTGTTCAAGTctttaaacatacaaataatacaaacacgttcgaaaataaaaacaggcttagcttgcgaatgtcacgtgaccaaacccagaaaacaggtgagccgtgattggttgttacttaagccctgagcaactgtgatgtcattttcagtcgacagcaagtggcaaaatggctgcccccttaaaaaaaaagtgtggcttTTACTGCTTCATTCGTATTCCAGTACAGGctcattccacaaacacaaaattcatCCGAATAATATGTTTAGTCTGGTTGGAGTGCATAGAACTCGCAAAGAAGATTTTTGACTTGAATTCCAGTGTAATGACTTTTTTCCCGCACGCAGGTGCTGGCTGCAGATGTGACGAGGAGGCCTAAAAAGTACTCGAGTACAATCAGAAGGAAGCGGGAAACTTTTCAATGAATCCCTATTAGTGATGTTCCCCTCCTGACGGGGGTCACCTCGTCTCGGTCATCGCCATCGCTCCCTCTCTTACTGTgagaacgcacacacacacacgcacacacgcgcacgcacaccgCACTGCCCGCTAATTGTCACGCGACCCGCGCTCATCCTCAGTCGCCGCTCCAGCCGCCGACCATGAAGAGGCCCAAGCAGCAGACGGGGGGGCCGCTCAGCTTCCTCAACTTCTTCAGCCGAAAGCCCAAATCGGAAGCGCGGCCCGAAAAGCCCGCCGAGGCCCGGCCCAAAGAGGAGGTGGCCATCACGCTCACCCTCAGCCAACACCCGCCAAGGGTAAGCGCGACTTCCACGTCTTCATTGACAAACTCCAATTTGGATTCATTTGGCCAGAATGAGCGTCCTGCTTTTCATTGACACTTTTGTGATTCAAATTAGTGCAAATCCATTTTTTGCTGTCTTATTTTCTATTGTCTCTGTTGAGTGTTAAATGTTCAGCTTCGACCTTTTACCTGCACATGAAGCACCTCAGCCTACTTTTGCACTATTTCACTACACCTAAAGTATCTATACTTggcatcggtactcgcccatcccgaGTTCCAACACTTGAGATCGCATTttgaaagtcttggtcttgtcttggacTCCCAAAAGTCTTGCGCTTGTCAAGGTATACGAATGTCATAGCATGTCGGCTAACTCAACGCTAACTACATTTAGCTTCCTCATCTGTAAAGCAACACACCAAAGAAAACACTGTGCAAATTCTGCACTCATGCATTCATTAAACAAAAAGAGACAATGGCCAAATTTAGCCAATGTTGGTgtctacaaaaaacaaaaaaaacacagggaAGCGTATTTTTCAACATCAAATTTAGTTAAAAGAAAATTAACATGTGGAGTGAATTCCTATTTAACCATTAAACCTTGTCACggttttgaactcattcactcgcagccattttcaccgaagcaaccctcttcgctcccggctgttttacaggattttgactgattttgcaaggcccgcagaatattgtgttctattgctataaaaacatggaacctaccaaaagaaagattagagtctcttctttcatcagcacaaaaagtgtatttgtatctatttctgttttgcagcaattagcattagaataatgctaagtttcatcaatattcacaaatcgatttagaaatgtgagtaattgAGCTTGTTGCTGCCAtgttggccctggttgatctcttatactctgctgcctcctgctggccgttttttgtaataactaccattgcttgaagtgacctcttcaggtcagtggctgcatcaaagccttctgtatgctcttgcattaaaaaacattttaaattttttttaaaaaaacaacaacatgaaaaaacagttttgggaccatggcaacaTTTCGTtttcatatgtttttgggagcagatgagttaaaaaatattttttatggccTTGGTCTCCACTCCCAAAAGTCTTGATCTTGTCTTGGTCTTGGTGAGTTCCGGTCTCTGGAAAGTCTTGGTCTGGGATTTTGTGAGGAGGACAACACTAGCGTGAAGTTGTCATTCGTTTTCGTTTCCACAACACGTTTCCGAATGATACAAATGAGACCCTTTGTCATGAAACATAAACGTCAAAGATGTCCCGACAGGAAGCTGAGAGAGGAGCATTAAGAGAGAGCaagcgagggagagagagagagagagagagcgatgtTGTAGATGATTAACTTGGGATGGCTCAGCTGCTGCCTGCGCCTGTTACAGCCCAAATCCATTAGCGTGTTGACTTAATGAATTGCTAATTTGCCTAAATGAGGTTGCCTAGCAACCGGAGGCGGCGCGGCGCAACCAGCATGCACCTGCGGTCGCTACTTAACTGCAGACGTGCGTTTAAAAGTCGCTTCGGTTGTTGGCCGATTGCAAAAAAATCCACTGCTCATTTCATGGTTTTgagacagggttagggtttcaaaattgtaTTGGGATGTCAAACAAGGGTtgaggtttcaaaatagggtcaGTAGGGTTGGGGTCAAAAATCAGGGTTTCAAGCCAAGATTCAGGTTTGAACGTTTGGGTTCAATACAAGGTAAGGCTATGTTAGGGTTTACAttttaagttagggtttcaaagcagaGTTAGACTTTCAAGACTGAGTTGAGGGTTCAAAAacaggcttagggtttcaaggcCGAAATAGGATTTTCAGTTGTGGTTTCAAGCCAGGATTGGGGTTGAATTGTGTCATTTAAGAGCGTGAGCGTTTATTTTCATCCGTGTAGGATCAGTCAGCCGAAGAGTCCGGCGATTGGAGACTTTCCGCAGCAGAAAGCGTCGGAGGCACCACTGCGCCCACAGAGGACTGCGCCGCCACGGCCTCCACGGCGTCCAGCCTGCCCGCAGTTACAGGCGCCACCGGCGGCGCCACCAGCGGCGCCACCGACGGCGCCACCGACGTCCTGTCGCTGTCCCCATCTGGCCAGGAGCAGCCGGCGGCGGACGAGCCCCTGGAGGAGTGCCCACTGTGCCTGCTGAGCCAGCCGCGCCGCCGCTTCCCCAGATTGCTGACGTGCCCGCACCGCACCTGCACCGACTGCCTGCGCCGGTACCTGCGCATCGAGATCTCCGAGAGCCGCGTGGGGATCGCGTGCCCGCAGTGCCCCGAGGCCCTGGCCCCCCAGGACGTGCGCACCATCCTGGATGACCCGGCGCTGCTGGAGAGGTTCGAGGAGTACCACCTGCGGCGCTTCCTGGCCGCCGACCCGGACACGCGTTGGTGTCCCGCACCGGACTGCAGGTCTGCCTCCTTTCGTTTATTAGTTAGGACAGAAGGGAACTTGACTGGGATGTGGGAATTCATTGAAGCCTGaagaattctgcctagcaacaagtagcCAATCAATCCAAAACAAATCTAGGATTTTCATAATTAATACAGAACAGGTGCGAGATCTCTGTGTACATGTGAATTCCTTAAAGCCTGAAGAATTGAAGGCGTTCCTCATCCACAGCTACGCAGTAATCGCGTACGGCTGCGCCGAGTGTCCCAAGCTGAAGTGCGGACGCGACGGCTGCGACACCGAGTTCTGCTACCACTGCCGCCAGCTGTGGCACCCCAACCAGACCTGCGACCAGGCGCGGCGGCAGCGCGCACGCTACGCGCTGGGCAGCaaggacgccgccgccgccgcactcTACGTCTTCAATGAAGAACCAGGAGGTGCGTACGAGAGCAAGTACGGTATCAAGCCTGTATCTGGGTTATAAACAAGGGTTccaatttcaaattagggcttcaaGCCAGGTTAGGGAGTCTAAAAGTAGGGTATCAAGCCAGAGTTCAAACattggttaggttttcaaattaggattggaattaaaaatagggtttcaaaccatgCTTGAGGTCTTAAAACGGATTTTCAAGCAGAATTTCAAGCCTGTTGTAGTGTTAAAACCCCGGATTGGTTTTAAAACATGATTAGAGTTTGGAATTATTGCCAgtcgtttctttttttaattagggcgttcagacagggttagggtttccaattaTAGCTTCAAGATAAGATTAATgatttaaagtagggttttaaaacaggattAGCTTTTTAAGTTTCAAACCTATAAAGGGATTTTTCTCACAATCTTTCATCGCGTCCGTCTAATCTACTAAGCGAGCTAACGAAATTCTTTGCTGCTGTGGCTCAATTGACAGCGCGAGCATAACATCTCAACGGGAcctttttgtactttttcccGCCGCAGATGCGGAGGAGATCAAGCCATGCCCTCGCTGCGGCGCGTACATCATGAAGACCAACGACGGCAGCTGCAACCGCATGAACTGTACGGTGTGCGCTTGCCAGTTCTGCTGGCTGTGCATGCAGGAGATCACCGACGTGCACTACCTCAGGTACATTCGCACCTTTGGTCCGCGGGACCAGAATGAAATCCGCGATGACATTTTTCTGAAGTCAATTTCACTGAGCAATCTGAAATGTAATAGCCATGTCCATCATaggtagacccacaaaaaagtctcaagaacccatgcctgaaaatatacaggaagtctgccattttgcgtCAAAGCCATCCGTTTAGCCGTTTCCAGGAAACCGTTCCAAGAAAATTTAGCCCCTGAAGCCAATTTCACTCAGCAATCTGAAATGTAATAGCCATGTCCATCATaggtagacccacaaaaaagtctcaagaacccatgcctgaaaatatacaggaagtctgccattttgcgtCAAAGCCATCCGTTTAGCCGTTTCCAGGAAACCGTTCCAAGAAAATTTAGCCCCTGAAGCCAATTTCACTCAGCAATCTGAAATGTAATAGCCATGTCCATCATaggtagacccacaaaaaagtctcaagaacccatgcctgaaaatatacaggaagtctgccattttgcgtCAAAGCCATCCGTTTAGCCGTTTCCAGGAAACCGTTCCAAGAAAATTTAGCCCCTGAAGCCAATTTCACTCAGCAATCTGAAATGTAATAGCCATGTCCATCATaggtagacccacaaaaaagtctcaagaacccatgcctgaaaatatacaggaagtctgccattttgcgtCAAAGCCATCCGTCTAGCCGTTTCCAGGAAACCGTTCCAAGAAAATTTAGCCCCTGAAGCCAATTTCACTCAGCAATCTGAAATGTAATAGCCATGTCCATCATaggtagacccacaaaaaagtctcaagaacccatgcctgaaaatatacaggaagtctgccattttgcgtCAAAGCCATCCGTTTAGCCGTTTCCAGGAAACCGTTCCAAGAAAATTTAGCCTCTGAAGCCAATTTCACTCAGCAATATGAAATGTAATAGCCATGTCCATCATAGGTAGACCCactaaaaagtctcaagaacccatgcctgaaaatatacaggaagtctgccattttgcgtCAAAGCCATCCGTTTAGCCGTTTCCAGGAAACCGTTCCAAGAAAATTTAGCCCCTGAAGCCAATTTCACTCAGCAATCTGAAATGTAATAGCCATGTCCATCATaggtagacccacaaaaaagtctcaagaacccatgcctgaaaatatacaggaagtctgccattttgcgtCAAAGCCATCCGTTTAGCCGTTTCCAGGAAACCGTTCCAAGAAAATTTAGCCTCTGAAGCCAATTTCACTCAGCAATATGAAATGTAATAGCCATGTCCATCATaggtagacccacaaaaaagtctcaagaacccttGCCTGAAAAtatacaggaagtctgccattttgcgtCAAAGCCATCCGTTTAGCCGTTTCCAGGAAACCGTTCCAAGAAAATTTAGCCCCCGAAGCCAATTTCACTGACCAATCTGAAATTTAATAGCCATGTCCATCATAGGTAGACCCactaaaaagtctcaagaacccatgcctgaaaatatacaggaagtctgccattttgcgtCAAAGCCATCCGTTTAGCCGTTTCCAGGAAACCGTTCCAAGAAAATTTAGCCCCTGAAGCCAATTTCACTCAGCAATCTGTCAACATGACATTTGACAGCCATGTCCGGTGTTTGTGCTTCAGTCCCTCAGGATGTACCTTCTGGGGCAAGAAGCCATGGTCTCAGACCCGCAAAGTTCTCTGGCAGGTGGGCATGTTGTTGGGCGCCCCCGTGGTCATATCGCTCATCGCCGGCCTCGCCATCCCCGTCATCATCGTGGGCATACCCATCTACATGGGCCGAAAGGTACGCGACGCTCCGCTTTCCTCCGTGTCCACGCGGGAAGCCGCTTGATCTTGGAAGATGAAATCACTTCCTCG is a window from the Vanacampus margaritifer isolate UIUO_Vmar chromosome 19, RoL_Vmar_1.0, whole genome shotgun sequence genome containing:
- the LOC144039204 gene encoding E3 ubiquitin-protein ligase RNF19B; translation: MKRPKQQTGGPLSFLNFFSRKPKSEARPEKPAEARPKEEVAITLTLSQHPPRDQSAEESGDWRLSAAESVGGTTAPTEDCAATASTASSLPAVTGATGGATSGATDGATDVLSLSPSGQEQPAADEPLEECPLCLLSQPRRRFPRLLTCPHRTCTDCLRRYLRIEISESRVGIACPQCPEALAPQDVRTILDDPALLERFEEYHLRRFLAADPDTRWCPAPDCSYAVIAYGCAECPKLKCGRDGCDTEFCYHCRQLWHPNQTCDQARRQRARYALGSKDAAAAALYVFNEEPGDAEEIKPCPRCGAYIMKTNDGSCNRMNCTVCACQFCWLCMQEITDVHYLSPSGCTFWGKKPWSQTRKVLWQVGMLLGAPVVISLIAGLAIPVIIVGIPIYMGRKVHGRCKKNNISGSKHYLTVASGVMMSVFVSPVIAAVTVGVGVPLMLTYVYGVVPMSLCRNGWCRPPADAPDTLEDLASYLLFSHMVSDHWRTQSGPALADTSVQEVSTQEADAPVPIPLPLLPLPLPSSGTAHQYDAAEESPERRGYPREDGHLECDGASRDGTNIEVRVEIERRPRGARQSSLSSVLSSRSLSTESLGRSARADGNSFPVFESEDV